One Fundidesulfovibrio putealis DSM 16056 DNA segment encodes these proteins:
- a CDS encoding DHCW motif cupin fold protein codes for MRMDNIAFGVTDWNSVEPTEHKGETGVALWRTRLFGDPADQIRVRMVEYSPGYLADHWCSKGHVLLCLEGELETTLEDGRTFTLTPGMSYQVADNAEAHQSYTATGAKLFIVD; via the coding sequence ATGAGGATGGACAACATCGCGTTTGGCGTCACCGACTGGAACAGCGTGGAGCCCACCGAGCACAAGGGCGAGACCGGCGTGGCGCTCTGGCGCACGCGCCTCTTCGGCGACCCGGCCGACCAGATCCGCGTGCGCATGGTGGAGTATTCCCCCGGCTATCTGGCGGATCACTGGTGCAGCAAGGGGCACGTGCTGCTCTGCCTGGAAGGGGAACTGGAGACCACCCTGGAGGACGGCAGGACGTTCACCCTCACCCCAGGCATGAGCTACCAGGTGGCGGACAACGCCGAGGCGCACCAGTCCTACACGGCCACCGGCGCGAAGCTGTTCATCGTGGACTGA
- a CDS encoding ATP-binding protein: MRSLRPEFLYRWSIRQTLYALVLCAVCPALLVIIFYGAQDYYRAQLQTRDQTLNLVKSIAFQQQILTENTRILLHTLARLPEVISANPPAMHELFKGLLTVHSNYSNISFVDMNGYLVSSSHVFKPPIIAYDRKYFKDAVRTKQFSAGEFVVGRVVQDPIFQFSTPVFNEAGDMSGVLVATMKLNMYDHLYSETVLPDHWRFALIDHQGIRLHRFPKNDAIAPGKPILPEIRTVFENSAMDEGNVQAIGPDGVRLEYAFVKLRLSPQEPPYMTVAVGLPVVAFTQVFVAKLLPALTLMLGVLALALLTARFLGKMTIGAGLDRLALAARQLSAGDLSFRVGPLDSCREVREAGQAFDQMATALSEESAERRQAEQGLTRAKSYIANILDSMPSVLVGVDQDGVVTHWNKAAEEAEGISSAQAQGQPLEAVFPRLGSHLKDIRTALRERRPQHVEREMFHKGNTVGYQDVMVYPLISNGVEGVVVRVDDVTHRVHLEEMMVQSEKMVSVGGLAAGMAHEINNPLSGILQSAQVLISHLSPDVPANRAAAEASGCTMENIRAYAEKRQLPDFLEGIRESGVRAARIVSNMLEFSRKSHSTRTPEQVNDLMDKAVELALSDYDLKKQYDFKRVRIVREYDPHLPEAPCTRTEIEQVFLNLLKNAAHAMAQAPDNAPPPAIVLRTAVDGDWLRIEVEDNGPGMPESVRKRVFEPFFTTKPVGEGTGLGLSVSYFIIVTNHGGRFEVQSEPGKGARFILWLPLGN, encoded by the coding sequence ATGCGCTCGTTGCGGCCTGAATTCCTCTACCGCTGGTCCATCCGCCAGACCCTCTACGCCCTGGTGCTCTGCGCCGTGTGCCCGGCGCTTCTGGTCATAATATTCTACGGCGCGCAGGACTACTACCGCGCGCAGCTCCAGACCCGCGACCAGACCCTGAACCTGGTCAAGTCCATCGCCTTCCAGCAGCAGATCCTTACCGAGAACACCCGCATCCTCCTGCACACCCTGGCCCGTCTGCCGGAAGTCATTTCGGCCAACCCCCCGGCCATGCACGAACTGTTCAAGGGACTACTGACCGTCCACTCCAACTACTCCAACATCTCTTTTGTGGACATGAACGGCTATCTGGTGAGCAGCAGCCACGTCTTCAAACCGCCGATAATCGCCTACGACCGCAAGTACTTCAAAGACGCAGTGCGCACCAAACAGTTCAGCGCCGGGGAGTTCGTGGTGGGCAGGGTGGTACAGGACCCCATATTCCAGTTCTCCACGCCGGTGTTCAACGAGGCCGGGGACATGTCCGGGGTGCTGGTCGCCACCATGAAGCTGAACATGTACGATCACCTGTACTCCGAAACGGTCCTCCCGGACCATTGGCGCTTCGCGCTGATCGACCACCAGGGAATCCGGCTGCACCGATTCCCGAAAAACGACGCCATCGCTCCCGGCAAACCGATCCTGCCCGAGATTCGGACAGTCTTCGAAAACTCCGCCATGGACGAAGGAAACGTCCAGGCCATCGGCCCGGACGGGGTCAGGCTGGAATACGCCTTCGTCAAACTTCGCCTCTCCCCACAGGAGCCCCCCTACATGACGGTCGCGGTGGGACTGCCCGTTGTGGCGTTCACACAGGTTTTCGTGGCCAAATTGCTGCCTGCCCTGACGCTGATGCTCGGCGTGCTCGCGCTGGCGCTCCTGACCGCCCGGTTCCTGGGGAAAATGACCATCGGCGCGGGCCTGGACCGCCTCGCGCTGGCCGCCCGGCAACTGAGCGCAGGCGACCTCTCGTTTCGCGTGGGGCCGCTGGATTCCTGCCGGGAAGTGCGCGAAGCGGGGCAGGCCTTCGACCAGATGGCCACGGCCCTCTCCGAGGAATCAGCCGAACGCAGGCAGGCCGAGCAGGGGCTGACCAGGGCCAAGAGCTACATAGCAAACATCCTGGACTCCATGCCCTCGGTGCTGGTGGGGGTGGACCAGGACGGCGTGGTCACGCACTGGAACAAGGCCGCCGAGGAGGCTGAGGGCATTTCCTCCGCGCAGGCACAAGGCCAGCCCCTGGAGGCCGTATTTCCCCGGCTGGGCTCCCACCTGAAGGACATCCGCACGGCCCTGCGGGAGCGCCGCCCGCAACACGTTGAGCGCGAGATGTTCCACAAGGGCAACACGGTCGGCTACCAGGACGTGATGGTCTATCCCCTCATCAGCAACGGCGTGGAGGGCGTGGTGGTGCGCGTGGACGACGTCACCCACCGGGTGCACCTGGAAGAGATGATGGTCCAGTCCGAGAAGATGGTCTCGGTTGGAGGGCTGGCCGCAGGCATGGCCCACGAGATCAACAATCCCCTGAGCGGGATTCTCCAGAGCGCACAGGTGCTCATTTCGCACCTCTCGCCGGACGTTCCCGCCAACCGCGCTGCGGCGGAGGCCAGCGGCTGCACCATGGAGAACATCCGGGCCTACGCCGAGAAACGCCAACTCCCGGACTTTCTGGAGGGCATCCGGGAGTCGGGAGTCCGGGCCGCGCGCATCGTCTCCAACATGTTGGAATTCAGCCGCAAGAGCCACTCCACGCGAACCCCCGAGCAGGTCAACGACCTCATGGACAAGGCCGTGGAGCTGGCCCTCTCGGATTACGACCTGAAAAAACAGTATGACTTCAAGCGGGTGCGCATCGTGCGCGAATACGACCCGCACCTGCCGGAGGCGCCCTGCACCCGCACCGAGATCGAGCAGGTGTTCCTCAACCTGCTCAAAAACGCGGCGCATGCCATGGCGCAAGCGCCGGACAACGCGCCGCCTCCAGCCATTGTCCTGCGGACCGCCGTCGACGGGGACTGGCTGCGCATCGAGGTGGAGGACAACGGCCCCGGCATGCCCGAGTCCGTGCGCAAACGCGTCTTCGAACCGTTCTTCACCACCAAGCCCGTGGGCGAAGGCACCGGCCTTGGACTGTCGGTCTCCTACTTCATCATCGTCACCAACCACGGGGGGCGCTTCGAGGTGCAGTCCGAACCCGGCAAGGGCGCGCGCTTCATCCTGTGGCTGCCTCTGGGCAACTGA
- the blaOXA gene encoding class D beta-lactamase, which yields MRRILFLAIILPCLASCSGLGGTGPAVPVAVERQDWARHFADAGVTGTMVLFKDGSGTAQVHDAGRAARGYLPASTFKIPNTMIILETGAANGPDEVFPWNGTKYEVAAWNKDLSFREAFAVSCVPVYQELARRVGQQRMEHWVKAARYGNENIGGGIDLFWLQGDLRISALEQVEFLQRLKHDRLPFSKKNMAIVKDFMVVEQGEGWTLRAKTGWAARSANIGWWVGWLERGNEVWYFALNIDIANPGQLPARQGVVKAVLRGEGLLP from the coding sequence ATGCGCCGGATTTTGTTTCTCGCAATCATTCTTCCCTGCCTTGCCTCGTGCTCGGGCCTGGGCGGGACCGGCCCGGCGGTTCCGGTCGCGGTTGAGCGCCAGGACTGGGCGCGCCACTTCGCCGACGCGGGCGTGACCGGAACCATGGTCCTCTTCAAAGACGGCTCAGGCACGGCCCAGGTCCATGACGCTGGCCGGGCCGCCAGGGGGTATCTGCCCGCCTCCACCTTCAAGATACCAAACACCATGATCATTCTGGAGACCGGGGCGGCCAACGGGCCGGACGAAGTGTTTCCCTGGAACGGGACGAAATACGAGGTGGCGGCCTGGAACAAGGACCTCTCCTTCAGGGAGGCCTTCGCCGTGTCCTGCGTTCCGGTCTACCAGGAGCTCGCCCGCCGGGTTGGGCAGCAGCGCATGGAGCACTGGGTGAAGGCCGCCCGCTACGGCAATGAAAACATCGGCGGCGGCATCGACCTGTTCTGGCTGCAAGGCGACCTGCGCATCTCCGCCCTGGAGCAGGTGGAGTTCCTGCAACGCCTGAAGCACGACCGTCTGCCGTTCTCCAAGAAGAACATGGCCATCGTGAAGGACTTCATGGTGGTGGAGCAGGGCGAAGGCTGGACGCTCCGGGCCAAGACCGGCTGGGCGGCGCGAAGCGCCAACATCGGCTGGTGGGTGGGATGGCTGGAGCGCGGCAACGAGGTGTGGTACTTCGCCCTGAACATCGACATCGCCAACCCAGGGCAGCTCCCGGCCCGCCAGGGCGTGGTCAAGGCCGTGCTGCGCGGCGAGGGGCTTCTGCCTTAG
- a CDS encoding translation initiation factor Sui1, translating into MSAQRLDFSGLVYSSEQGKMCPACGKPVSGCVCAKQKAAPKGDGIIRISRQTKGRKGKGVSLVTGLPLSEDALEKLAKQLKQRCGAGGAVKDGVIEIQGDHREVLAQELAKLGYKVKLAGG; encoded by the coding sequence ATGTCAGCACAACGACTCGATTTTTCCGGCCTAGTATACTCCTCGGAGCAGGGCAAGATGTGCCCGGCCTGCGGCAAACCCGTGTCCGGATGCGTCTGCGCCAAACAGAAAGCCGCCCCCAAGGGCGACGGCATCATACGCATCTCCCGTCAGACCAAGGGTCGCAAGGGCAAGGGCGTGAGCCTCGTCACCGGGCTGCCCCTGTCTGAGGACGCGCTGGAGAAGCTGGCCAAGCAGCTCAAGCAGCGCTGCGGCGCCGGTGGCGCGGTGAAGGACGGCGTCATCGAGATCCAGGGCGACCACCGCGAGGTGCTGGCCCAGGAGCTTGCCAAGCTCGGCTACAAGGTGAAGCTGGCTGGCGGATGA
- a CDS encoding AraC family transcriptional regulator, with protein sequence MKNSVNIWKPKGLGGVECLRAEHVGVRFARHFHEGYAVGVIESGALGFRYLGRDCVAAAGAVNMVVPGEVHDGHPASPQGFAYRMFYLDAPVVERLAGELDGQGVKIPDFPGGVIQDVQLASALRRLHLDLEAGTTTLLERQSRLSTILSTWISRHAERKARVRPADEPRAVSRAREYLRERATSPVSLEELSQASGLSGFRLNRQFSRFVGLAPHAYQVMLRVEQARALIASGRSVSDAALESGFCDQSHLTRHFRRITGLTPGAYGKIVQDR encoded by the coding sequence ATGAAGAACAGCGTGAACATCTGGAAGCCCAAGGGGCTCGGCGGCGTGGAGTGCCTGCGCGCCGAGCACGTGGGCGTGCGCTTCGCGCGCCACTTCCACGAGGGCTACGCCGTGGGCGTCATCGAATCCGGGGCGCTGGGCTTCCGCTACCTGGGGCGCGACTGCGTGGCCGCTGCCGGGGCCGTGAACATGGTGGTCCCCGGCGAGGTGCATGACGGCCACCCCGCGTCGCCCCAGGGGTTCGCGTACCGCATGTTCTACCTGGATGCCCCGGTGGTGGAGCGTCTGGCCGGGGAACTGGACGGGCAGGGCGTCAAGATTCCGGACTTCCCCGGCGGGGTCATCCAGGATGTGCAGCTGGCTTCGGCCCTGCGCAGGCTCCACCTGGACCTGGAGGCCGGGACCACCACGCTGCTGGAGCGCCAGAGCCGCCTGAGCACCATCCTGTCCACCTGGATATCGCGCCACGCCGAACGAAAGGCCAGGGTCCGCCCGGCGGACGAGCCCCGCGCCGTGAGCCGCGCTCGTGAATACCTGCGCGAGCGCGCAACCAGCCCGGTCAGCCTGGAGGAATTGTCCCAGGCGTCCGGCCTCTCGGGTTTTCGCCTGAACCGCCAGTTCAGCCGCTTTGTGGGGCTTGCCCCGCACGCCTATCAGGTGATGCTGCGCGTGGAGCAGGCCCGCGCCCTGATCGCGTCCGGGCGCAGCGTGTCCGATGCGGCCCTGGAGTCCGGCTTCTGCGACCAGAGCCACCTGACCCGCCATTTCCGCCGCATCACCGGGCTCACACCCGGCGCATACGGCAAGATCGTCCAAGACCGCTGA
- a CDS encoding DMT family transporter, with amino-acid sequence MHDKTAASPGTVPVSPDGSAPPASPVPAGLPLIASVTDPLSAPGHAAPTPATGLSPDHASGPALLQAPDTSSEASRPGVLRALADMAMAMLLVGATAPLGEIALAGIPLFPALAVRLALAGLALWIFSGRGGEAGTLSPKHWAVLTLQALCGVLVFNVGLWLGMRESGPVAAGVFTSATPAVMAGLGVVLFGERPSLRVLAGIGLTVAGVLAARGVEGLAWTPGIGDALLLAAVCGEAVFLLALRWLPTWLTPMGAAKRVTWIGFALALPAALIQGADAGLGDASAGAWLAVGALGVLVTAGGYVLWFRGVGSVRASQAAAITGLMPVSAVMASWALLGVSPTSGQGLGCLAVGAGIWLAAGKKG; translated from the coding sequence ATGCACGACAAGACTGCCGCTTCGCCGGGAACCGTTCCCGTATCGCCCGACGGTTCCGCCCCTCCCGCATCGCCCGTTCCTGCTGGGCTCCCCCTGATCGCATCCGTGACCGATCCGCTGTCGGCTCCCGGACACGCGGCCCCGACTCCGGCTACTGGCCTTTCCCCTGACCATGCCAGCGGCCCGGCTCTGCTTCAGGCCCCCGACACGTCTTCCGAAGCCTCCCGGCCCGGCGTGCTGCGCGCCCTGGCGGACATGGCAATGGCCATGCTGCTGGTGGGGGCCACCGCCCCGCTGGGGGAGATCGCCCTGGCCGGGATTCCGTTGTTTCCGGCGCTGGCCGTGCGCCTGGCTTTGGCCGGGCTCGCCCTGTGGATATTCAGTGGCCGAGGTGGCGAGGCGGGCACGCTCTCGCCCAAACATTGGGCCGTGCTGACCCTCCAGGCCCTGTGCGGCGTGCTGGTCTTCAACGTGGGGCTGTGGCTGGGCATGCGCGAAAGCGGCCCCGTGGCCGCAGGGGTGTTCACCAGCGCCACCCCTGCCGTGATGGCTGGGCTTGGCGTGGTGCTGTTCGGTGAGCGGCCCTCGCTGCGGGTGCTGGCGGGCATCGGCCTCACCGTGGCCGGGGTGCTGGCCGCGCGCGGCGTTGAGGGGCTGGCCTGGACGCCGGGCATCGGTGACGCGCTGCTGCTGGCCGCAGTGTGCGGCGAGGCCGTGTTCCTGCTGGCGCTGCGCTGGCTGCCGACGTGGCTGACCCCCATGGGCGCGGCCAAGCGCGTCACCTGGATCGGGTTCGCGCTGGCGCTCCCGGCGGCGCTCATCCAGGGGGCTGATGCCGGGCTGGGGGACGCCTCCGCCGGAGCGTGGCTGGCCGTGGGGGCGCTGGGCGTCTTGGTGACGGCGGGCGGCTACGTGCTGTGGTTTCGCGGCGTGGGGTCTGTGCGGGCCAGCCAGGCGGCGGCCATCACCGGGCTCATGCCGGTGAGCGCGGTGATGGCCAGCTGGGCGCTGCTGGGCGTCTCGCCCACGTCCGGCCAGGGCCTGGGGTGTCTGGCCGTGGGGGCGGGCATCTGGCTGGCTGCCGGGAAGAAGGGGTGA
- a CDS encoding DUF485 domain-containing protein, which translates to MHHDKIDQDAFKGLVRKKWSVSLSMTALMLVIYFGFILLLAFNKSVLAQKIGEHMTLGIPVGLGVILSACVLTGLYVRWANTTYDRTVNDIIEKMKR; encoded by the coding sequence ATGCATCACGACAAAATCGACCAGGACGCCTTCAAAGGCCTCGTCCGCAAGAAATGGTCCGTCTCCTTGTCCATGACCGCACTCATGCTGGTAATCTACTTCGGCTTCATCCTGCTCCTGGCCTTCAACAAGTCCGTACTGGCCCAGAAGATCGGCGAGCACATGACCCTTGGCATCCCCGTGGGCCTGGGCGTCATCCTCTCGGCCTGCGTGCTCACCGGCCTGTACGTCCGCTGGGCCAACACCACCTACGACCGCACCGTGAACGACATCATCGAGAAGATGAAGAGGTAG
- a CDS encoding sodium:solute symporter family transporter, translating to MNNFTSTIGQPNAMSIAFFFVFVAFTMVITYFAAKKSKTASDFYAAGRSVTGFQNGLALAGDYMSAASFLGIAGLVALKGYDGLIYSIGFLVGWPLIMFLIAEPLRNLGKYTFADVVAYRLKQKPIRIAASCGSLMTVCFYLIAQMVGAGSLVNLMFGLPYELAVGIVGVVMIMYVLFGGMLATTWVQIIKAVLLLGGASVMVFMVMAKFNFNPADLFSAAATKYGQKVLEPGGLVSNPWDALSLGIALMFGTAGLPHILMRFYTVPDAEQARKSVFYATGFISYFYILTFIIGFGAMVLVGQDVITHFDKGGNMSALLLAEVTGGTMFLGFIAAVAFATILAVVAGLTLAGAATFSHDLYVNVFKSGKTTEEEEVKMAKRATMVLGLVAMGLGIAFKGQNVAFMVGLAFAIAASGNFPALLMSILWRGMSTVGATAAIVTGSVLAVGLILISPTVWVDVLGFKAAIFPWKNPALISMPAAFFAGWLGSVLAPDADASARYEDQKIRNYLGVGVE from the coding sequence ATGAACAATTTCACCTCCACCATCGGACAGCCCAACGCCATGTCCATCGCCTTCTTTTTCGTGTTCGTGGCGTTCACCATGGTCATCACCTACTTCGCGGCCAAGAAGTCCAAGACCGCCTCCGACTTCTACGCCGCCGGGCGCTCGGTCACGGGCTTCCAGAACGGCCTGGCGCTGGCGGGCGACTACATGTCCGCCGCATCCTTCCTGGGCATCGCGGGCCTGGTGGCCCTCAAGGGCTATGACGGCCTGATCTACTCCATCGGCTTCCTGGTCGGCTGGCCGCTCATCATGTTCCTGATCGCGGAGCCCCTGCGCAACCTCGGCAAGTACACCTTCGCCGACGTGGTGGCCTACCGCCTGAAGCAGAAGCCCATCCGCATCGCGGCCTCCTGCGGTTCGCTCATGACCGTGTGCTTCTACCTGATCGCCCAGATGGTGGGCGCGGGCTCGCTGGTCAACCTGATGTTCGGCCTGCCCTACGAGCTGGCCGTGGGCATCGTGGGCGTGGTGATGATCATGTACGTGCTGTTCGGCGGCATGCTGGCCACCACCTGGGTGCAGATCATAAAGGCCGTGCTGCTCCTGGGCGGCGCTTCGGTGATGGTGTTCATGGTCATGGCCAAGTTCAACTTCAACCCGGCCGACCTGTTCTCCGCCGCCGCCACCAAGTACGGCCAGAAGGTGCTGGAGCCGGGCGGCCTGGTCTCCAACCCCTGGGACGCCCTGAGCCTTGGCATCGCCTTGATGTTCGGCACCGCCGGGCTGCCCCACATCCTCATGCGCTTCTACACCGTGCCCGACGCCGAGCAGGCCAGAAAAAGCGTGTTCTACGCCACGGGCTTCATCTCCTACTTCTACATCCTGACCTTCATCATCGGCTTCGGCGCCATGGTGCTGGTGGGGCAAGACGTCATCACCCACTTCGACAAGGGCGGCAACATGTCCGCGTTGCTCCTGGCCGAAGTCACCGGAGGCACCATGTTCCTGGGCTTCATCGCGGCCGTGGCCTTCGCAACCATCCTGGCCGTGGTGGCGGGCCTGACCCTGGCGGGCGCGGCCACCTTCTCGCACGACCTGTACGTGAACGTGTTCAAGTCCGGAAAAACCACCGAGGAAGAGGAAGTGAAGATGGCCAAGCGGGCCACCATGGTGCTTGGGCTGGTGGCCATGGGCCTTGGCATCGCCTTCAAGGGCCAGAACGTGGCCTTCATGGTGGGCCTGGCCTTCGCCATCGCGGCCAGCGGCAACTTCCCGGCGCTTCTGATGTCCATCCTGTGGCGCGGCATGTCCACCGTGGGTGCGACTGCGGCCATCGTCACCGGGTCGGTGCTGGCCGTGGGCCTGATCCTCATCTCGCCCACCGTGTGGGTGGACGTCCTGGGCTTCAAGGCGGCCATCTTCCCCTGGAAGAACCCGGCGCTCATCTCCATGCCTGCGGCCTTCTTCGCCGGATGGCTGGGCTCCGTGCTGGCCCCCGACGCTGACGCCAGCGCCCGCTACGAGGACCAGAAGATCCGCAACTACCTTGGCGTGGGCGTGGAATGA
- a CDS encoding putative nucleotidyltransferase substrate binding domain-containing protein: MNDSEGFLGLTTGSLTLKAPVFVTGETSVVEAARAMRAARATACLVGSAQAVAGILTERDISWAVADGRDLTGPASQFMTRGVVTIGREDLVAEAFLAMIRHGIRRLAVTDETGLVTAMLDERDLMAARLESPVALSAAISRAGDGPALARAYAGLSEILPLWLRQGADVSRAGALAAAVRDQLFCRAAELALAGGADPGPLALVVLGSEGRREQFLATDQDNALVLGEGTDTALAEGFAARLMDILNQAGLPPCPHGVTADHAAWRMTTSAWNDHLEALGRDLGPDAVLALSLLADARHVFGDPALTGRLRASLLQTMRDNPRALRYMAREAVRFEPPLSVFGALVTEKNGPGRGGLDLKRGGVFPLTQGARVLALDQGVAATAGASRLDTASRLEGAAEAGVITDDTASDLAQALAFMQELRLRFQARALAEGREPDSFIYPDRMSRLERSRLKECFKAVAAFQAILTNKYALRLLT, encoded by the coding sequence ATGAACGACAGCGAAGGCTTTCTGGGACTGACCACCGGCAGCCTGACCTTAAAGGCCCCCGTGTTCGTGACCGGCGAGACATCCGTGGTGGAGGCGGCGCGCGCCATGCGCGCCGCCCGCGCCACGGCCTGCCTCGTGGGCTCGGCGCAGGCGGTGGCGGGCATCCTCACCGAGCGCGACATCTCCTGGGCCGTGGCCGACGGGCGCGACCTCACCGGCCCGGCCTCGCAGTTCATGACTCGCGGCGTGGTGACCATAGGGCGGGAGGATCTTGTGGCTGAGGCCTTCCTGGCCATGATCCGGCACGGCATCCGGCGTCTGGCCGTGACCGACGAAACCGGGCTGGTGACCGCCATGCTCGACGAGCGCGACCTCATGGCCGCGCGCCTGGAGAGCCCGGTGGCATTGTCTGCGGCCATCTCCCGGGCCGGGGACGGCCCGGCCCTGGCCAGGGCCTACGCCGGTTTGTCCGAAATTCTGCCGCTCTGGCTGCGGCAGGGCGCGGACGTGTCGCGCGCCGGGGCGCTTGCCGCCGCCGTGCGCGACCAGCTCTTCTGCCGCGCCGCCGAGCTGGCCCTGGCTGGCGGAGCCGACCCCGGCCCCCTGGCCCTGGTGGTGCTTGGCAGCGAGGGCAGGCGCGAGCAGTTCCTGGCCACGGACCAGGACAACGCCCTGGTGCTGGGCGAGGGCACGGACACGGCCCTGGCCGAAGGCTTCGCCGCTCGCCTCATGGACATCCTGAATCAGGCCGGCCTGCCGCCGTGCCCCCACGGGGTGACGGCGGACCACGCGGCCTGGCGCATGACCACTTCGGCCTGGAATGACCACCTGGAGGCCCTGGGCCGAGACCTCGGGCCGGATGCGGTGCTGGCCCTGTCGCTGCTGGCGGACGCGCGCCACGTGTTCGGAGACCCGGCCCTGACCGGGCGGCTTCGCGCTTCGCTGCTCCAGACCATGCGCGATAACCCGCGCGCGCTGCGCTACATGGCCCGCGAGGCCGTGCGCTTCGAGCCGCCCTTGTCGGTGTTCGGGGCTTTGGTCACGGAAAAAAACGGGCCTGGGCGCGGCGGGCTGGACCTCAAGCGCGGGGGGGTGTTCCCCCTGACCCAGGGGGCGCGGGTGCTGGCCCTGGACCAGGGCGTGGCCGCCACGGCCGGAGCCTCCCGGCTGGACACGGCCTCGCGCCTGGAGGGAGCCGCAGAGGCCGGGGTGATAACCGACGACACGGCCTCCGACCTGGCCCAGGCCTTGGCCTTCATGCAGGAGCTGCGCCTGCGCTTCCAGGCCCGGGCACTGGCCGAAGGGCGCGAGCCGGACAGCTTCATCTATCCCGACAGGATGTCTCGCCTGGAGCGCTCACGCCTGAAGGAGTGCTTCAAGGCCGTGGCCGCCTTCCAGGCCATCCTCACCAACAAGTACGCCCTGAGGCTGCTCACATGA